A window from Podospora bellae-mahoneyi strain CBS 112042 chromosome 1 map unlocalized CBS112042p_1, whole genome shotgun sequence encodes these proteins:
- a CDS encoding uncharacterized protein (COG:O; EggNog:ENOG503P1XI), with amino-acid sequence MSSTNSRFKGFPGFGKRKSSGPPQQNGQNGRASPHVPQTQTPPLGAPQIPTLFPSRPGAPSIASNSSQQSLPMNHPGPGPRPPSYTPQNYPPGPPGPIGRTSPLANQGPARTPPSQMVGGPPPINTGAPPVAGYPPPVMGGPPPPPGYGNPTGYPPPPPQPTGPVAPYQRNVAAEVEGNSRSKAQLIVGIDFAGNDQGTTFSGVAFAFATNNEAKEDIITEWPGAGSYTKQKIPTVLYYDQYQKVVGWGPDIADALAPTGYPKPGVQKVEWFKLQLMLSGNTYIDPINLPPLPPGKSEIDVAADYLFKLRQAMRAALQKTLGEVFNREERNIRYYLTVPAIWNDAGKAATRAAAIQAGFLRDENDNRLTLVSEPEAAALFCSKTGLLNLKVHDAVLIVDCGGGTVDLIAYEVEDENPFTVAECTAGSGDSCGSTALNRNFSNILRTKIRKMKLPDGSKTAGRVYAKCIMDFENRIKADFRNNGQKWAVDVGIEAEFPEAGIEEGYMTFTNEEILQCFEPVVNRILELVRNQIIAIQAQNRTLQNILVVGGFGASEYLFQQIKLHVPPQFQSKVVRPMDSVAAIVKGAVTAGITERVITHRVARRHYLMATLQPFKEGYHPEAYRVPSLDGKDRCKFTRQIFVQKGQKVKIGEPVKVSFFRQVAPGATLMYEDILYACDDDVCPEYTKDPRIKEVVTLTSDLSRKNLEKDFERMDTPQGTFYRVYFDIYLTLDGSEFSAELVCQGEVMGRCRARFR; translated from the exons ATGAGTTCTACGAACTCCCGCTTCAAAGGCTTTCCAGGCTTTGGTAAGCGAAAATCGAGCGGCCCTCCACAGCAGAACGGGCAGAACGGGAGAGCCAGCCCACACGTACCCCAGACCCAGACCCCGCCTCTGGGAGCCCCTCAAATACCGACGCTGTTTCCGTCGCGCCCGGGTGCCCCGTCGATTGCCTCCAACTCTTCTCAGCAGAGTCTCCCAATGAATCATCCAGGTCCTGGTCCACGACCACCCAGCTACACTCCGCAAAACTATCCTCCCGGCCCTCCCGGTCCCATCGGTCGCACCAGCCCCCTCGCCAACCAAGGCCCGGCTCGCACCCCGCCCTCGCAAATGGTCGGTGGTCCTCCGCCCATCAACACCGGCGCTCCTCCGGTCGCTGGGTACCCACCCCCCGTGATGGGTggccctcctccgccgccgggaTATGGCAACCCAACCGGCtaccctcccccgccgccgcagccTACCGGCCCTGTCGCCCCTTACCAGCGCAACGTGGCTGCCGAAGTGGAAGGAAACAGCCGGAGTAAGGCTCAGCTGATTGTTGGCATCGACTTT GCTGGCAATGATCAGGGCACCACGTTCTCTGGCGTGGCCTTTGCGTTCGCCACCAACAATGAGGCGAAGGAAGACATCATTACAGAGTGGCCTGGTGCTGGCTCGTACACCAAGCAAAAG ATTCCCACAGTGCTGTACTATGATCAGTACCAAAAGGTTGTGGGCTGGGGTCCCGATATTGCCGATGCCCTCGCTCCAACAGGATACCCCAAGCCGGGTGTTCAGAAGGTAGAATGGTTCAAGTTGCAGCTGATGCTCTCGGGCAACACGTATATCgaccccatcaacctccctcccctcccgccggGAAAGTCAGAGATTGATGTGGCCGCCGATTATCTTTTCAAGCTCCGCCAGGCCATGAGAGCGGCCCTCCAGAAGACTCTGGGTGAGGTGTTCAACCGTGAGGAGAGGAATATCCGTTACTACCTGACAGTGCCTGCCATTTGGAACGACGCAGGCAAGGCTGCCACGAGAGCGGCTGCTATCCAGGCCGGCTTCCTTCGGGACGAGAACGACAACCGCCTTACCCTGGTCAGCGAGCCcgaagctgctgctctgTTCTGTTCCAAGACTGGTCTCCTGAACCTCAAGGTGCACGACGCCGTCCTGATTGTCgattgcggtggtggtaccGTCGATTTGATCGCCTACGAAGTCGAAGATGAGAACCCCTTCACAGTAGCCGAATGCACGGCTGGTTCCGGTGACTCTTGCGGTTCGACTGCCCTCAACCGCAACTTCAGCAACATCCTCCGCACCAAGATCCGGAAGATGAAGCTACCTGACGGCTCCAAGACGGCTGGCCGTGTCTATGCCAAGTGCATCATGGACTTTGAGAACCGCATCAAGGCGGATTTCCGGAATAACGGCCAGAAGTgggctgttgatgttggtatCGAAGCCGAGTTCCCAGAGGCCGGCATCGAAGAGGGTTACATGACTTTCACTAACGAGGAGATCCTGCAATGCTTCGAGCCCGTTGTTAACCGCATTCTGGAACTCGTCCGCAACCAGATCATTGCCATTCAGGCGCAAAACCGCACCCTCCAAAACATCTTGGTTGTCGGTGGCTTCGGTGCTTCCGAGTACCTCTTCCAACAGATCAAGCTGCATGTTCCACCTCAGTTCCAGTCCAAGGTTGTCCGACCCATGGATTCCGTCGCCGCTATCGTCAAGGGTGCCGTCACAGCTGGTATCACCGAGAGAGTCATCACACACCGTGTTGCCCGCCGTCACTACTTGATGGCCACTTTGCAGCCATTCAAGGAGGGATACCATCCCGAGGCGTACCGTGTTCCCTCCCTCGATGGCAAGGACCGCTGCAAGTTTACCAGACAGATCTTTGTGCAAAAGGGCCAAAAGGTCAAGATTGGCGAGCCCGTCAAGGTGTCCTTTTTCCGACAGGTCGCCCCTGGCGCCACTCTCATGTACGAAGATATCCTGTATGCCTGTGACGACGATGTCTGCCCAGAGTATACCAAGGATCCTA GAATCAAGGAGGTTGTCACGCTCACCTCGGACTTGTCACGCAAGAACTTGGAGAAGGATTTCGAAAGAATGGACACGCCACAAGGCACATTCTACCGTGTCTACTTTGACATTTACCTCACCCTGGACGGTTCAGAATTCAGTGCCGAGCTTGTGTGCCAGGGCGAAGTCATGGGCCGGTGCCGCGCTAGGTTCAGGTAA
- a CDS encoding uncharacterized protein (COG:E; EggNog:ENOG503P8IA) encodes MASPSNKKEPVLVQWILDTRPWYPEATQTKQLETHASRALSLLQESERASVLRYFHVRDAKMSLASHLLKHYAITKLTPTPWSATTITRNSKTKPIYLDPSTGQEPVSFNVTHQAGLVALVAVANYHAGQADTGVDVVCTSERRDRDHKLILTDPAGWPGFVDMHADVFGPGEVTYLKYRVLSAVSGLVSGSKPEDLIDGKLRAFYALWALREAYIKLTGEALLAEWLRELEFVSFRPPRPTEAWEVPAREDDDDDVDTDTAQVIRKFDIRFRGEKVEDVKMCLRSMGPDYMIATAVRTPDRKEDALGWELGPYEFLELDELLDFAEANR; translated from the exons ATGGCATCGCCatcaaacaaaaaagaacccGTCCTCGTCCAGTGGATCCTAGACACCCGCCCCTGGTACCCCGAAGCCACCCAAACCAAACAACTCGAGACTCAT gccTCCCGAGCATtatccctcctccaagagTCAGAACGCGCCTCGGTCCTCCGCTACTTCCACGTCCGCGACGCCAAAATGtccctcgcctcccacctcctcaagcactacgccatcaccaagctcacccccaccccctggTCCGCCACAACCATAACCCGCaactccaaaacaaaacccatctacctcgacccctccaccggccaAGAGCCCGTCTCCTTCAACGTGACCCACCAAGCCGGCCTCGTCGCCCTCGTCGCCGTGGCCAACTATCACGCGGGACAAGCAGACACAGGCGTAGACGTAGTCTGCACCTCTGAACGCCGCGACCGCGACCACAAGCTGATCCTCACCGATCCCGCCGGCTGGCCCGGCTTCGTGGACATGCACGCCGACGTCTTCGGCCCGGGCGAGGTCACCTACCTCAAGTACCGTGTCCTCTCTGCCGTGTCAGGTTTGGTATCCGGTTCCAAGCCAGAGGACCTCATCGACGGTAAGCTCCGCGCGTTTTATGCGCTCTgggcgttgagggaggcTTACATCAAGCTCACGGGCGAGGCTCTCCTGGCCGAGTGGCtgagggagctggagtttGTCTCTTTCCGCCCTCCAAGACCAACAGAGGCGTGGGAGGTCCCCGCtagggaggatgatgatgatgatgtcgacacAGATACCGCGCAAGTGATCAGGAAGTTTGATATCAGGTTCCGGGGGGAAAAGGTCGAGGATGTGAAAATGTGTTTGAGGTCTATGGGGCCGGATTACATGATTGCCACTGCCGTGAGGACGCCTGATCGCAAAGAGGATGCCCTGGGGTGGGAGCTGGGCCCGTATGAGTTCCTGGAATTGGACGAACTGCTTGATTTTGCAGAGGCGAATAGGTAG
- the RPC11 gene encoding RNA polymerase III C11 subunit (EggNog:ENOG503P5TR; COG:K; BUSCO:EOG0926539T): MPILFCPYCANMLILSRMDTGGNRVECRTCPYQHAIEKPYYSRKVFPKVEKEDLFGGPDAWANAQKQKVQCSSAECSGGEAAFFQVQIRSADEPMTTFYRCLTCGKNWREN; the protein is encoded by the exons ATGCCAATCCTCT TCTGCCCCTACTGCGCGAACATGCTCATCCTCTCCCGGATGGACACAGGCGGCAACCGCGTAGAATGCCGCACCTGCCCCTACCAGCACGCCATCGAGAAGCCCTACTACTCCCGCAAGGTCTTCCCCAAGGTCGAAAAGGAAGATCTCTTCGGCGGCCCTGATGCCTGGGCCAACgcgcaaaagcaaaaagtgCAGTGCTCGTCCGCTGAGTGCTCGGGCGGGGAGGCAGCTTTCTTCCAGGTGCAAATTCGCTCTGCCGATGAGCCCATGACGACATTCTACAGG TGCTTGACCTGCGGGAAGAACTGGAGAGAAAACTGA
- a CDS encoding uncharacterized protein (EggNog:ENOG503NZ14; MEROPS:MER0027251; BUSCO:EOG09263S2P; COG:S) has product MSLENTTSELTDGLSNTTTTQAPEPTAFALTLLLRPEYLSVVISALCIIWLGAHGSLRRPPSAAPIKTKKGQKQPKEDKFAEGLAASDAIMFPILAGILLISLYYLIEWLQDPDILNKFMRAYLSIMAVASLGRLAGDSLDVLTSLVFPSTWVDGKGTVYRIDSDEHHQYVVDKATGQNKVVRDRTSPLPGFLSILAPSKKAGDVLWLVRHLFTEEWTVKFAMHGLVFVKFNIKLNDLLGFMVSIPFAAAYHYLGWNILSNIMSAGMCYATFMLLSPTSFGIGTMVLWGLFVYDIVMVFYTPYMITVATKLDAPIKLVFENNKSVSMLGLGDIVVPGMLMGLALRFDLYQFYQKQIKLEPVELVSETLAEDGTKSVITTETCERRVKAPFVDPRGQWGNRLWCTQFGGLFPVKEATSVRAATAFPKPYFYASMVGYTAGMLVTLTMLLVFRHGQPALLYLVPGVTGALWLTALARGELKDVWGYTEDGSLDTEDVVVDVAGQSKVVEKKDVEVEKKAGEVDKKEGKESGDKKDDSESYDVFHFSISAPRIASKVIKAT; this is encoded by the exons ATGTCTTTAGAGAACACCACTTCCGAGTTGACAGATGGCCTCAgcaacacaaccaccacccaggcCCCAGAACCAACCGCCTTTGCTTTAACACTACTACTGAGACCAGAATATCTCTCTGTTGTGATCAGCGCGCTATGCATCATTTGGCTAGGCGCTCATGGCTCACTTCGACGACCGCCCTCAGCGGCACCCATCAAGACGAAGAAAGGCCAGAAGCAGCCTAAAGAAGACAAATTCGCCGAAGGGCTCGCTGCTTCAGACGCCATCATGTTTCCCATCTTGGCCGGTATCCTTCTGATCAGCTTGTACTACCTCATCGAGTGGCTTCAGGACCCTGACATCTTGAACAAGTTCATGAGGGCTTACCTGTCCATCATGGCCGTTGCGAGTTTGGGCCGGCTGGCCGGAGATTCGCTGGATGTTCTGACGAGTTTGGTATTCCCGTCTACCTGGGTTGATGGCAAGGGGACAGTGTATCGCATCGACTCGGACGAGCACCATCAGTATGTTGTCGACAAGGCCACTGGTCAGAACAAGGTTGTCCGGGACCGGACGTCTCCCCTTCCTGGCTTCCTGTCTATTCTGGCGCCGTCAAAAAAAGCTGGGGATGTCCTCTGGCTGGTACGGCATCTTTTCACTGAGGAATGGACTGTCAAGTTTGCGATGCATGGCTTGGTCTTTGTCAAGTTCAACATCAAGCTCAACGACTTGCTTGGGTTCATGGTTTCGATACCCTTTGCTGCGGCGTACCATTATCTTGGCTGGAACATTTTGTCCAACATTATGAGTGCGGGGATGTGCTACGCTACGTTTATGCTTTTGTCGCCAACCTCGTTCGGGATCGGGACTATGGTTTTGTGGGGGCTTTTTGTTTATGATATTGTCATGGTGTTCTATAC TCCCTACATGATCACAGTCGCAACAAAGCTCGACGCCCCCATCAAGCTGGTCTTCGAGAACAACAAGAGCGTCAGCATGCTCGGTCTCGGCGACATCGTCGTCCCCGGCATGCTTATGGGACTTGCACTTCGCTTTGACCTCTACCAATTCTACCAGAAGCAGATCAAGCTCGAACCTGTCGAGCTGGTTTCGGAGACCCTGGCGGAGGATGGAACAAAATCGGTTATTACTACTGAGACTTGCGAACGTCGGGTCAAGGCTCCGTTTGTTGATCCCAGGGGACAGTGGGGCAACAGACTTTGGTGCACCCAatttggtggtttgtttccTGTCAAGGAGGCTACCTCGGTCCGGGCTGCCACCGCCTTTCCGAAACCCTACTTTTATGCCTCTATGGTTGGGTACACCGCGGGTATGCTGGTCACGTTGACAATGTTGTTGGTTTTTAGACATGGTCAGCCGGCGCTGCTCTATCTGGTGCCTGGCGTTACCGGAGCGTTGTGGCTGACTGCTTTGGCGAGAGGTGAGTTAAAGGATGTGTGGGGGTATACTGAGGATGGGAGCCTTGACAcggaggatgtggttgtcGATGTTGCGGGACAATCGAAGGttgtggagaagaaggacgtggaggtcgagaagaaggctggggaggtcgacaagaaggagggcaaggagagCGGTGACAAGAAGGATGACTCAGAGAGTTATGATGTCTTTcacttctccatctccgcgCCGCGGATAGCGTCAAAGGTCATAAAAGCAACCTAG
- the soh1 gene encoding Mediator of RNA polymerase II transcription subunit 31 (EggNog:ENOG503P5DS; BUSCO:EOG09265KF9; COG:K) gives MASEPMSIGSSAQDPPPVPDATSQEPKYGGHTRFELELEFVQALGNPEYVNYLASRKFLQNPAFVAYLDYLQYWTRPPYLQYITYPTSCLKMLELLQVERFRKDILSPNLTHALVTEGMKAAVEWHRESLS, from the exons atggcATCCGAACCAATGTCAATAGGCAGCTCAGCCCAAGATCCCCCTCCAGTGCCCGACGCGACCTCGCAGGAGCCAAAGTACGGCGGCCACACACGTTTCGAGCTGGAATTGGAG TTTGTCCAAGCCCTAGGGAACCCAGAATATGTTAACTACCTGGCCTCCCGGAAATTCCTCCAAAATCCCGCCTTCGTTGCCTACCTCGATTACTTGCAATACTGGACGCGCCCGCCATATCTCCAGTATATCACGTATCCTACTTCGTGTCTGAAGATGCTAGAGCTTCTTCAAGTCGAGCGCTTCAGAAAGGATATCTTGTCGCCGAACTTGACACATGCGCTGGTTACCGAGGGAATGAAGGCTGCGGTGGAGTGGCATCGCGAGTCGTTGAGCTGA
- a CDS encoding uncharacterized protein (CAZy:GH152; EggNog:ENOG503Q4UD; COG:S) — translation MAQTVAGGKACCRQKPGGVTMAATGPVKTNGATSVIDPVPPPPHKKRHRCQRLKRLVLAPLALLGGNASAETVTVTVYGGPANLSGPGPTAINNTLTTGSASITSSSAQVTELDHNNLTPIPLLVTNNCAETIWPGIATQNGIGPGTGGFELGPGASRQMYVSPDWQGRVWGRTNCSFNADGTGPSNLNGVNGAGAACLTGDCFAQLDCQFTGAVPVTLAEFNLIGGMEGKQTFYDISLVDGYNIPLAIIYIPAKNTSWIPPNLTNAACIASSGYLAEPASTGTFFTNASFPIPLETVQTNPTVARWCPWDLQKYPPSKPGSGIYPYPDDKIERPVFDPCLSACSKTQAPQDCCTGEFNGPEVCRPSLYSEMAKSVCPDAYSYAFDDRTSTFIVPAGGGWEVKFCPVGRSTNILEVFGKELRSLASGGWHPDQGVVERVREKVGNKSYIESVNPVRAGAGRQVKGVGWGLVLGGMLVVVVGGVVF, via the exons ATGGCTCAAACGGTTGCTGGAGGAAAGGCATGCTGTCGGCAGAAACCAGGCGGCGTCACGATGGCAGCTACTGGACCAGTCAAGACGAACGGAGCCACAAGTGTTATTGACCCAGTACCACCGCCCCCACACAAGAAAAGGCACCGCTGTCAACGCCTAAAGAGACTCGTTCTGGCCCCCCTGGCTCTCTTGGGCGGGAATGCCTCCGCTGAGACCGTCACAGTAACAGTCTACGGCGGTCCTGCAAACCTTTCTGGACCAGGTCCAACAGCAATCAATAACACACTCACCACTGGCAGCGCAtccatcacatcatcatctgcCCAAGTCACAGAGCTTGACCACAACAACCTAACCCCCATCCCTTTGCTTGTTACCAACAACTGTGCCGAGACTATCTGGCCCGGCATTGCAACCCAGAACGGCATCGGACCGGGAACAGGCGGGTTTGAACTCGGACCGGGAGCCTCGAGGCAAATGTATGTCAGTCCTGACTGGCAAGGGAGAGTGTGGGGGAGGACGAATTGCTCGTTCAATGCCGATGGTACGGGGCCGAGCAACCTCAATGGCGTCAATGGTGCCGGGGCGGCGTGTCTGACAGGTGATTGTTTTGCTCAGTTGGACTGTCAGTTCACT GGCGCCGTCCCGGTAACCCTAGCCGAGTTCAACCTCATAGGCGGCATGGAAGGCAAGCAAACCTTTTACGACATTTCCCTCGTCGACGGCTACAACatccccctcgccatcatATACATACCCGCCAAGAACACGTCCTGGatcccccccaacctgaCCAACGCGGCCTGCATCGCCTCTTCGGGCTACCTCGCGGAACCAGCTAGTACGGgaaccttcttcaccaacgcCTCGTTTCCGATCCCTCTAGAGACTGTACAGACCAACCCAACGGTGGCTAGGTGGTGCCCGTGGGACCTGCAAAAgtaccccccctccaagccGGGCAGCGGGATTTACCCTTACCCAGACGACAAGATTGAGCGTCCGGTTTTTGACCCGTGCCTGAGCGCGTGCTCCAAGACGCAGGCGCCGCAGGACTGCTGCACGGGGGAGTTCAACGGGCCCGAGGTTTGCCGGCCGAGCTTGTACAGCGAGATGGCGAAGAGTGTCTGCCCGGACGCGTACTCGTACGCGTTCGACGACCGGACGAGCACCTTTATCGTTCcggcggggggagggtgggaggtgaagTTTTGTCCTGTGGGGAGGAGCACAAACATACTGGAGGTTTTTGGGAAGGAGCTGAGGAGTTTGGCGAGTGGGGGTTGGCATCCTGAccagggggttgttgagagggTTAGGGAGAAGGTTGGGAATAAGAGTTATATTGAGAGTGTCAATCCTGtgagggcgggggcggggaggcAGGTGAAgggagtgggatgggggttggttttgggggggatgttggttgtggttgttgggggggtggtgttttga
- a CDS encoding uncharacterized protein (EggNog:ENOG503P2HU; COG:S), with protein MAPPKEEESHEGASTAELLIASCRSNNPTLLLSLLPQDDEDAAAALLNNTTTVMGNHLYHEAASRGHYEIIDTLLDQPGFECDPVNRLEGDTPLHTAIRWINSEPPEQRDFGNALVEMMLEAGSNPRIKNKGGLTALQLVDPRNERLKELIRKHEYASLNQGDFVDVGDVKGGGKLVQQQQGEEEESDDDAEFSGSDEEERAEWERRRKEKRN; from the exons ATGGCACCccccaaagaagaagaatccCACGAG GGCGCCTCAACAGCCGAACTCCTCATCGCCTCCTGCcgctccaacaaccccaccctcctcctctccctcctcccccaagacgacgaagacgccGCGGCCGCCCTCCTAAACAACACGACAACCGTAATGGGCAACCACCTCTACCACGAGGCCGCCTCCCGGGGCCACTACGAAATAAtcgacaccctcctcgaccagCCCGGCTTCGAGTGCGACCCCGTCAACCGCCTCGAGGGTGACACCCCCCTGCACACGGCCATCCGCTGGATCAACTCGGAGCCCCCCGAGCAGCGCGATTTCGGCAACGCCCTGGTCGAGATGATGCTTGAGGCCGGGTCGAACCCGAGGATCAAGAACAAGGGCGGGCTGACAGCGCTGCAGCTGGTAGATCCAAGAAATGAAAGACTCAAAGAGCTGATCAGAAAGCACGAGTACGCCAGCCTGAACCAGGGTGATTTTGTCGACGTCGGGGATGTCAAGGGGGGTGGTAAGCtggtgcagcagcagcagggggaggaggaggagagcgatGATGACGCGGAATTCAGTGGgagtgacgaggaggagagggcagagtgggagaggaggaggaaggagaagagaaatTAA